A stretch of Vannielia litorea DNA encodes these proteins:
- a CDS encoding DsbE family thiol:disulfide interchange protein, whose product MKPLHFVPFVVILALGVAFWLGNGRAGQEELPSTMIGLPAPDLMLDGFAGEPELTRALLDGEGLKLVNFWASWCAPCRVEHPNLVAIAEAGVPVYGINYKDDPAKAADFLAELGNPYAAIGADTNGRNGFGWGVYGVPETYLIDGAGRIVLRVAGPVTSSTFARDLGPALEAAGITVRLGE is encoded by the coding sequence GTGAAGCCGCTGCATTTTGTGCCCTTCGTGGTGATCCTCGCGCTCGGCGTGGCCTTCTGGCTCGGCAACGGGCGGGCGGGGCAGGAGGAGCTGCCCTCGACGATGATCGGCCTTCCGGCGCCGGATCTGATGCTGGACGGCTTTGCGGGCGAGCCGGAGCTGACCCGTGCGCTGCTCGACGGCGAGGGGCTGAAGCTGGTGAACTTCTGGGCCAGCTGGTGCGCGCCCTGCCGGGTGGAGCACCCCAACCTGGTGGCGATCGCGGAGGCGGGCGTGCCGGTCTACGGGATCAATTACAAGGACGATCCGGCGAAGGCGGCGGATTTTCTTGCGGAACTCGGCAACCCCTATGCCGCCATCGGAGCCGACACCAACGGGCGCAACGGTTTTGGCTGGGGGGTCTACGGCGTGCCGGAGACCTACCTGATCGACGGTGCGGGCCGGATCGTGCTGCGGGTGGCGGGGCCGGTGACCTCTTCGACCTTCGCGCGCGACCTGGGACCGGCGCTGGAGGCGGCGGGGATCACGGTGCGCCTGGGCGAATAG
- the ccmD gene encoding heme exporter protein CcmD, with translation MPELGKYAAEVLLAYAGSIAILAGLLWLSLRRGAQVRERLRRMEEERK, from the coding sequence ATGCCTGAGCTGGGGAAATATGCCGCCGAGGTGCTGCTGGCCTATGCCGGGTCGATCGCGATCCTGGCCGGGCTGTTGTGGCTGAGCCTGAGGCGCGGAGCGCAGGTGCGCGAGCGGCTGCGGCGAATGGAGGAGGAACGCAAGTGA
- a CDS encoding heme ABC transporter permease: MSLWEYANPVKFMATSGRLLPWFAVAAGVLTLAGVAWGFFATPEDYKQGATVKIIFLHVPAAMMAINAWAMMLVCSLIWVVRRHHVSALAAKAAAPVGVAMTLIALFTGAVWGQPMWGTWWAWDPRLTSFLILFLFYLGYMALWAAIDDPDTAADLTSVLCLVGSVFALLSRYAVNFWNQGLHQGASVLRAGAVTGADTEEKVSNVYAVPLFVSMAGFVLLFIALVLLRTRTEIRARRIKALEARARMADA, from the coding sequence ATGTCGCTGTGGGAATATGCAAATCCGGTCAAGTTCATGGCCACCAGCGGGCGCCTGCTGCCGTGGTTCGCCGTGGCGGCGGGCGTGCTGACGCTGGCGGGCGTGGCCTGGGGGTTCTTTGCGACGCCGGAGGATTACAAGCAGGGCGCGACGGTGAAGATCATCTTCCTGCACGTGCCGGCGGCGATGATGGCGATCAATGCCTGGGCGATGATGCTGGTCTGCTCGCTGATCTGGGTGGTCCGGCGGCACCATGTGAGCGCGCTGGCGGCCAAGGCGGCGGCCCCCGTGGGCGTGGCGATGACGCTGATCGCGCTCTTCACCGGGGCGGTCTGGGGCCAGCCGATGTGGGGGACCTGGTGGGCCTGGGACCCGCGGCTGACCTCGTTTCTGATCCTGTTCCTGTTCTACCTGGGCTACATGGCGCTCTGGGCGGCGATCGACGACCCGGACACGGCGGCCGATCTGACCAGCGTGCTCTGCCTAGTCGGCTCGGTCTTTGCGCTGCTCAGCCGCTATGCGGTGAACTTCTGGAACCAGGGGCTGCACCAGGGGGCCTCGGTGCTGCGGGCCGGGGCGGTGACGGGGGCCGACACGGAGGAGAAGGTGAGCAACGTCTACGCGGTGCCGCTCTTCGTGAGCATGGCGGGTTTCGTGCTGCTGTTCATCGCGCTGGTGCTGCTGCGGACGCGGACCGAGATCAGGGCCAGGCGGATCAAGGCGCTGGAGGCGCGGGCGCGGATGGCCGATGCCTGA
- the ccmB gene encoding heme exporter protein CcmB, whose translation MRALLVRDLRLAVRAGGGFGLALAFFLIVVTLVPFAVGPQPEVLGEIAAGVLWLGALLACLLSLDRIFALDIEDGSLELLSTAPVPLEGVAAVKALAHWLTTGLPLVLAAPVLGVLLHLPGPGFLWLTVSLAVGTPALSVIGCFGAALTVGLKRGGLLLSLIVLPLYVPVLIFGAEVARRGTEALAVGTPLALLGGLTAGAVALLPFASAAAIRINLR comes from the coding sequence GTGAGGGCCTTGCTGGTCAGGGACTTGCGGCTGGCGGTGCGGGCGGGCGGCGGATTCGGGCTGGCGCTCGCCTTCTTCCTGATCGTGGTCACACTGGTGCCCTTTGCCGTGGGCCCTCAGCCGGAGGTCTTGGGGGAGATCGCGGCGGGGGTGCTGTGGCTGGGGGCGCTGCTGGCCTGTCTCCTGTCGCTCGACCGGATCTTTGCGCTGGATATCGAAGATGGCTCGCTGGAGCTTCTCTCCACGGCGCCGGTGCCGTTGGAGGGCGTGGCGGCGGTGAAGGCGCTGGCGCATTGGCTGACCACCGGCCTGCCGCTGGTGCTGGCCGCCCCCGTGCTGGGGGTGCTCCTGCACCTGCCGGGGCCGGGATTCCTGTGGCTGACCGTCTCGCTGGCGGTGGGCACGCCCGCGCTTTCGGTGATCGGCTGCTTCGGGGCGGCGCTGACGGTGGGGCTGAAGCGGGGCGGGCTGCTCCTGAGCCTGATCGTGCTGCCGCTCTACGTGCCGGTGCTGATCTTCGGGGCCGAGGTGGCGCGGCGGGGCACCGAGGCGCTGGCCGTGGGCACGCCGCTGGCGCTGCTGGGCGGGCTGACGGCAGGGGCGGTGGCGCTTTTGCCCTTCGCATCGGCTGCGGCAATACGTATCAACCTGCGCTGA
- the ccmA gene encoding heme ABC exporter ATP-binding protein CcmA: MTLLHAENLVVARGGVPVLEGLSFKVAAGEVLVLRGPNGVGKTSLLRVLAGLAPPVKGRVESEGAAYAAHSDGLKATLTVRENLAFWAELHERPVGDALERMRLGALAERQAGSLSAGQKRRLGLARLLVTGRALWLLDEPTVSLDADSVALFAGVVRGHVAAGGAAVIATHIGLGLEEARVLELGPFRAVERAAPGGFDEAFL, encoded by the coding sequence TTGACCCTGCTTCATGCAGAAAACCTGGTGGTGGCGCGGGGCGGGGTGCCGGTGCTGGAGGGGCTGTCCTTCAAGGTGGCGGCCGGCGAGGTGCTGGTGCTGCGCGGGCCGAACGGGGTGGGCAAGACCTCGCTGCTGCGGGTGCTGGCGGGGCTGGCGCCGCCCGTAAAAGGCCGGGTGGAGAGCGAGGGCGCGGCCTATGCGGCACATTCGGACGGGCTGAAGGCCACGCTGACGGTGCGCGAAAACCTGGCCTTCTGGGCGGAGCTGCACGAGCGCCCGGTGGGGGATGCGCTGGAGCGGATGCGTCTGGGCGCCCTGGCGGAACGGCAGGCGGGCAGCCTGAGCGCGGGGCAGAAACGGCGGCTGGGCCTTGCGCGGCTGCTGGTGACGGGGCGGGCGCTGTGGCTGCTCGACGAGCCGACGGTCTCGCTCGACGCGGATTCGGTGGCGCTTTTTGCCGGCGTGGTGCGCGGGCATGTGGCGGCGGGCGGGGCGGCGGTGATCGCCACCCATATCGGGCTCGGGCTGGAGGAGGCGCGGGTGCTGGAGCTCGGGCCGTTCAGGGCGGTGGAGCGGGCCGCGCCCGGCGGGTTTGACGAGGCCTTCCTGTGA
- a CDS encoding Mth938-like domain-containing protein: MRITEVEFRGEMPVQGYGPGFWRVGGQVIEGPVLVGPGGLHPWGGLEDAAALVEIAGRVDVLFLGMGGEIAPVPRALREAVELTGQGLDVMASPSAARAYNVLLSEGRRVAAALIPVGGV, encoded by the coding sequence ATGCGGATCACCGAAGTGGAATTCAGGGGCGAGATGCCGGTCCAGGGCTACGGGCCGGGGTTCTGGCGCGTGGGCGGCCAGGTGATCGAGGGGCCGGTGCTGGTGGGGCCGGGTGGCCTGCACCCCTGGGGCGGTCTGGAGGATGCCGCCGCGCTGGTCGAGATCGCCGGGCGGGTGGATGTGCTGTTTCTGGGCATGGGCGGCGAGATTGCCCCGGTGCCGCGCGCGTTGCGCGAGGCGGTCGAACTGACGGGCCAGGGGCTGGACGTGATGGCCTCGCCCTCGGCCGCGCGGGCCTACAACGTGCTTCTGAGCGAGGGGCGCCGGGTTGCGGCCGCGCTGATCCCGGTGGGTGGCGTTTGA
- a CDS encoding sulfite exporter TauE/SafE family protein, with protein sequence MIEAFREAWALEGFWWLVAIIGLAGLVRGFAGFGTGMVFIPLASIFLPPLAVMAAVIAVDVAGSAPVLPRAIRDVRGRDLGWMLAGCVLALPLGTYALTASDPAVFRWGVSGLSLALVALLISGWRHHVDLGPKGLAGVGVASGFLGGFVGMPGPPVVLAYLGGQYRPERVRATTLLFMLSFVAMLGVVFALRGVLSWPGIALGLLLIPPYVAGNLAGQALFDPEKARLYRAVAYAVFIASALAGLPIFGD encoded by the coding sequence ATGATCGAGGCGTTTCGGGAGGCCTGGGCGCTCGAAGGCTTCTGGTGGCTCGTGGCCATCATCGGGCTCGCGGGGCTGGTGCGCGGCTTTGCCGGGTTCGGCACGGGGATGGTGTTCATCCCGCTGGCCTCGATCTTTCTGCCGCCGCTCGCGGTGATGGCCGCGGTGATCGCGGTGGACGTGGCGGGCTCGGCCCCGGTGCTGCCGCGCGCCATCCGCGACGTGCGGGGGCGCGACCTCGGCTGGATGCTGGCGGGCTGCGTGCTGGCGCTGCCCCTGGGCACCTATGCGCTGACGGCCTCCGACCCTGCGGTGTTTCGCTGGGGCGTGTCGGGGCTTTCGCTGGCGCTGGTGGCGCTGCTGATCTCGGGCTGGCGGCACCATGTGGACCTCGGCCCGAAGGGGCTCGCGGGCGTGGGCGTGGCCTCGGGCTTTCTGGGCGGCTTCGTCGGCATGCCGGGGCCGCCGGTGGTGCTGGCCTATCTTGGCGGGCAATACCGCCCCGAGCGGGTGCGGGCGACGACGCTGCTTTTCATGCTGTCCTTCGTGGCCATGCTCGGCGTGGTCTTTGCGCTGCGGGGCGTGCTCTCATGGCCCGGCATCGCGCTCGGGCTGCTGCTGATCCCGCCTTACGTGGCGGGCAACCTCGCGGGGCAGGCGCTCTTCGATCCCGAGAAGGCGCGGCTTTATCGCGCGGTGGCCTATGCCGTCTTCATCGCCTCGGCCCTTGCGGGGCTGCCGATCTTTGGCGATTAA
- a CDS encoding sulfite exporter TauE/SafE family protein: MPDPLLAALAVPGVVWVLVAAGAAGLAYGFAGFGAALIFMPVAAARVGPVEAVTLEACMGLASVVTVLPRALKLADTRDTGILLAASLIGLPVGVWLLKVADPEAMRWGICAVAAATLCALVAGWRRKTRDSAGALLGVGAASGVLGGATGLTGPVMILFKLSGKASAAEVRASTIAFLTLLSMLLLPMLWVQGLIRAEALWLAVLVVPVYAVGALTGQALFRPQNEALYRRVAYGLIGLAVAMSLPVW; this comes from the coding sequence ATGCCTGACCCGCTCCTCGCGGCGCTGGCGGTGCCCGGGGTGGTCTGGGTGCTGGTGGCGGCGGGGGCGGCGGGGCTGGCCTATGGCTTTGCGGGCTTCGGCGCGGCGCTGATCTTCATGCCGGTGGCCGCCGCCCGTGTCGGGCCGGTGGAGGCGGTGACGCTGGAGGCCTGCATGGGGCTGGCCTCGGTGGTCACGGTGCTGCCGCGGGCGCTGAAGCTGGCCGACACCCGCGACACCGGGATCCTGCTCGCCGCCTCGCTCATCGGCCTGCCTGTGGGCGTGTGGCTGTTGAAGGTCGCGGACCCGGAGGCGATGCGCTGGGGCATCTGCGCGGTGGCCGCCGCAACGCTCTGTGCGCTGGTCGCGGGCTGGCGGCGGAAGACCCGGGACAGCGCGGGCGCCCTGCTCGGCGTGGGCGCGGCCTCGGGGGTGCTTGGCGGGGCGACCGGGCTGACCGGGCCGGTGATGATCCTCTTCAAGCTCTCGGGCAAGGCGAGCGCGGCGGAGGTGCGGGCCTCGACGATCGCGTTTCTGACCCTGCTGTCGATGCTGCTTCTGCCGATGCTCTGGGTGCAGGGGCTGATCCGGGCCGAGGCGCTCTGGCTCGCGGTCCTGGTGGTGCCGGTCTACGCGGTTGGGGCGCTGACCGGGCAGGCGCTGTTTCGGCCGCAGAACGAGGCGCTCTATCGCCGCGTGGCCTATGGGCTCATCGGCCTCGCGGTGGCGATGAGCCTGCCGGTGTGGTGA
- the secF gene encoding protein translocase subunit SecF encodes MRLRLVPETTNINFFAARKVTFGASMVLMVLSVVAWLTMGLNFGIDFQGGTTIRTESSQPVDVGAYRDALQPLNLGDVAISEVFDPTFAADEHVAMLRIQAQEGAESADEQMIADVEAALKGVDESITFTSVESVGPKVSGELVQSAILAVLASLGAIMVYIWLRFEWQFSLGAVVALFHDVLLTIGIFAVFQIRFDLATIAALLTIVGYSINDTVVIFDRVRENLIKYKKMALQDVMNVSVNETLSRTVMTSGTTLIALIALLVLGGDVIRGFVFAITWGVVVGTYSSVYVAKNIVLMLGTKRDWSKPSDGGPGGTQFSTSDA; translated from the coding sequence ATGCGTTTGAGACTGGTTCCCGAGACGACCAACATCAACTTCTTCGCGGCGCGGAAGGTGACCTTCGGGGCCTCGATGGTGCTTATGGTGCTGTCGGTCGTGGCCTGGCTGACCATGGGCTTGAACTTCGGCATCGACTTTCAGGGCGGCACGACGATCCGGACCGAGAGCAGCCAGCCGGTGGACGTGGGCGCCTATCGCGACGCGTTGCAGCCGCTCAACCTGGGCGACGTGGCGATCAGCGAGGTGTTCGACCCGACCTTCGCCGCCGACGAGCATGTGGCCATGCTGCGGATCCAGGCGCAGGAGGGGGCGGAGAGCGCCGACGAGCAGATGATCGCGGATGTGGAGGCGGCCCTGAAGGGGGTGGACGAGAGCATCACCTTCACCTCCGTCGAGAGCGTGGGCCCCAAGGTGAGCGGAGAGCTGGTGCAGAGCGCGATCCTGGCCGTGCTGGCCTCGCTGGGCGCGATCATGGTGTATATCTGGTTGCGCTTCGAGTGGCAGTTCAGCCTGGGCGCCGTGGTTGCGCTGTTCCACGACGTGCTGCTGACCATCGGGATCTTCGCGGTGTTCCAGATCCGCTTCGACCTGGCCACCATCGCGGCGCTGCTGACCATCGTGGGCTACTCGATCAACGACACGGTGGTGATCTTCGACCGGGTGCGGGAGAACCTCATCAAGTACAAGAAGATGGCCTTGCAGGACGTGATGAACGTCAGCGTGAACGAGACCCTGAGCCGGACGGTGATGACCTCGGGCACCACGCTCATTGCGCTCATCGCGTTGCTGGTGCTGGGCGGTGACGTGATCCGGGGCTTTGTCTTCGCGATCACCTGGGGCGTGGTCGTGGGCACCTATTCGTCGGTCTATGTGGCCAAGAACATCGTGCTGATGCTGGGCACCAAGCGCGACTGGTCGAAGCCTTCGGACGGCGGGCCGGGCGGCACGCAGTTTTCCACTTCGGATGCCTGA